The genomic segment AATATCCAAAATTACAAGTGCTTCGCCGGAATCGAGGCGGCTTTTTACTTGGGTGGGGGTGATGTTTGGCATCGTCACGATGATGTGTCCTCATCCTTTAGCGTGGAATAGCGTACTCTTGCTGCCCAGAATAATAACGCTGAACTTGTGACCAGACGAGGGTCGCTGTTTCATGGACAAGGGGGTTTGTGGGGTCTATGGCGCGTGCCTGCTGAACAAAACTCCACGCTTCTAAGGGGGAGGTGGCAAGGTTGACCAAATAGAGCCACGCCCCAACATGGCGCGGATCGCTGTGGGTGACTTGGGTGAAGTAAAAGCGTGCTTCCTCCACGCGCCCACCCATGAGGGCAGCAACCCCCAGATTGTAGGCGACGGCGAGATCAAAGCCCGTCCGATCTGGGGGGGGGCGGCGGCGGAGGGCAAACCACAGAATGAGAAGTGCTGCCACCCCAAAGGGAATTACCGCCAATGCGCCGACAAAAAAGCCGCTGGCGGGTTTGCGCCCCTTCCCCCAAAAGACGAGCGGGGTAATCACCACCCCCATAAGGAGGCTGAAGGCAAGGTAAACGAGATAGGCTTGAAGGCGTGTGTCCATACCTATTATTCTAACCCGCAAGCTGTTTTTTTGATCCCCCTTTCGCCTACGTTTCGGCTACCACTGGTAAACGGCTGTCACAGTGATTTCGAGAAAAACCCTATCCTCCCCGCACCCCTTTCCCCGTAAACAGGGAAAGGGGCGCGGGGAGGGCGGGTTAGAGAAGGTCAACACACCCTCGTTTGGTAACGATTGGCTCAGACAACACGTCAAAATGTATGGGATGATTGTGATGAATAGAGCAAAGAGGGGTTATGATGAACGTTGGCATTCTTGGATCGGGCAAGGTTGCCCAAACATTAGGGACAAAGATTGCCTCACTGGGTCATCCCGTGATGCTTGGGGCGCGGGATGCGGCAAAATTGACCGAATGGGCGGAGGGGACAGCGAACACCCAGATTGGCACATTGGGCGAAACGGCGCAGTTTGGCGAAATTCTCTTTAACTGCATCAGCGGCAGTGGGTCGCTAGAGGCGCTCACGCTGGCGGGTGCAGAGAACATGGCAGGGAAAATCCTGATCGATCTCGCCAACCCGCTGGATTTTTCGCAGGGGTTTCCGGCGCTCTTTGTAGCCAACACCGATTCACTCGGTGAGCAGATTCAACGGGCGTTCCCCGATGTGAAAGTTGTGAAGGCGCTGAACACGGTGACGGCGGCGCTGATGGTCAATCCATCACAGCTTGGGGGAGATCACTTCCTCCCGCTATGTGGGAACGACCCTGAGGCACGGGCGACAGTGGCAGACATCTTGAAAATATGGTTCGGCTGGCAGACGATCCTTGACCTCGGTGATCTAAGCGGGGCGCGGGCGATGGAAGGGATGCTGCTGATGTGGATACGCCTCTACGGGATGTTTGGGACGGGCATGTTTAACTTTACCCTTGTAAAGTAACTCTGTAACTCACTTTACGCACTTGGGTTTGTTCACCCCGTATTCATCGAAAGGGGCAGCTTGAGGGGGAAGCCCCCTCAAAAAAAGGGTATTCCCCCTCTCCCGCGTAGCGGGCTGAGGGGGGCTGGGGGGTGAGGGTCTGTGCGTAAGGTGCGTATGTAATATAAGCACATTGGGAGATGTATGACTACGTTGAGTGGAAAAACCGTCCTGATCACCGGCGCAACGAACGGGATTGGGAAGCAAACGGCGCTTGAGTTGGCAAAACAAGGGGCAACCGTTGTGATCGTCGGGCGTAACTCCGAACGAACACAGGCAGTCATTGCCGAAATCAAAACGGTGACGAACAACCCAAACATCGAAGGGCTGATCGGTGATCTCTCGCTGATTGCCGACGTGCATCGCCTTGCCGATGAATTCAAGGCACGCCATGATCGCTTGCACATTTTGATCAACAATGCGGGGGGGATTTTCTTCCAGCGCGAAGAAACGAGTGAGGGACATGAGATGACCTTTGCCCTCAACCATCTCAGTTACTTCCTGCTGACGAATCTGCTTTTGGATATGCTTCAGGCAAGCGCCCCGGCACGGATCATCAATGTTTCGTCGGATGCTCACCAGATGGGAAAAATCGACTTTGAGGATATTGAACTGAAGAAGGCATACGCCGCCTTCGCCGCCTACGGACGTTCCAAGCTGATGAACATCTACTTCACCTATGAGTTGGCGCGGCGTTTGAAGGAATCAGGCGTGAGAGGGGTCACGGTGAACGCGCTTCA from the Anaerolineales bacterium genome contains:
- a CDS encoding SDR family oxidoreductase, whose product is MTTLSGKTVLITGATNGIGKQTALELAKQGATVVIVGRNSERTQAVIAEIKTVTNNPNIEGLIGDLSLIADVHRLADEFKARHDRLHILINNAGGIFFQREETSEGHEMTFALNHLSYFLLTNLLLDMLQASAPARIINVSSDAHQMGKIDFEDIELKKAYAAFAAYGRSKLMNIYFTYELARRLKESGVRGVTVNALHPGFVRTGFWHNTPNGFIKGVMGVLQRFGLTVEKGAETSVYLATSPEVEDVSGKYFEKKKAKPSVKGSYEKDEWARLWTVSAEITGLAVPEMVS
- a CDS encoding NAD(P)-binding domain-containing protein, coding for MNVGILGSGKVAQTLGTKIASLGHPVMLGARDAAKLTEWAEGTANTQIGTLGETAQFGEILFNCISGSGSLEALTLAGAENMAGKILIDLANPLDFSQGFPALFVANTDSLGEQIQRAFPDVKVVKALNTVTAALMVNPSQLGGDHFLPLCGNDPEARATVADILKIWFGWQTILDLGDLSGARAMEGMLLMWIRLYGMFGTGMFNFTLVK